A stretch of DNA from Schizosaccharomyces osmophilus chromosome 2, complete sequence:
ATCCTATAAACTGTTTTAGTATCAATCAATAATGAAATGTTTAACAATTGAGGGCAAATGATGTCCCATTTCTTCGGAAAAAGGTTCGTCCAAACTGatactttctttctaaaagaataatCAAAGGGGTCTTTTCAATTGCACACATGAAGCTCCTATGACTTACCATTGTCAATCACTATGGGGATTTCGCTAGATACATTACTGAACGTTGGCGTATGTCCAGGAAATGTAGGATCACGAATAGTATGAAATATTCCAGtcattttggaaaatatgAGCAAAAACGTTATAGGAAGGATGCAAACTTGTATCTAAGAGATAAAAAACCGAATTCATCCACTAGACCTTTGAGACATTACCAGCTATAGTAACTCTCAAAAGGAATTTAATCAAAGGCTCAATTAAATGGCAAAGCTCAATAAAGTAATCGACTAGTTCAACAATATACTTTTGCCCAGCTATTGGGTATAGAAGTAAGAACAAAACTGTTCGTTCGTTTATAAAGCAATCTGCTTATGtaatttccaaaataaGTTTTAACCaggaaatcaaagaaaacagaGAGTCGGGCAACGATTTTGGTGTGTAAATCAGATgaatatagaaaaagtGCAGGTGCTATGACTGACAAGCCGAAAAACTAAAGCACACGATTTAAATAATAGAAGTAAATACTAGTAGTTAAAAATGTCGGGGATCTTGTAATGCAACGCTGGTTTTAGATAAATGCACTTCGTTGGTGAGAAAAATCAACTTCTCGAATTCCAAGCACATTAGTTACCACTTGCCATTCTTCTCACTTGTGACAACAAGGAGTAATTTGGCTATTCATAAATACTTTAGGGATTTGAAAACgcataaaaaaaatttagtGGGCTTTTTTTAACAGAATAAAGCCGACAATTAAGgattctttgttttatacGCTCAAGAAGTTGTTTTGCCAGTAATTGATTTACAACAAGGTTCATCATTAAAATCTAAGTATTTAAAGCCTTAAAAACTATCATGGGACGAGCTGAAGCTGGTACTCCAAAGGCCATATCAAACGCTTTAAAGAGCAAAGGATTGCAGCGTTTACGCTGGTATTGTACTGCTTGCCAGAAACAAATGAGAGATGAAAATGGATTCAAATGCCATACGCAAAGTGAAGGACATATCCGAAGAATGTCTCTCATTGCTGAGAATCCTGGTAAACACATCCAAGATTTTTCCAATCAATTTTTGCAGGATTTCGTTTCGCTCCTTCGAACGGCTCACggggaaaagaaagttcaatttaataaattttatCAAGAATACATTCGAGATAAGAATCACGTGCATATGAACGCGACTCGCTGGCATACTCTGTCAGAGTTCTGCAAGTTTTTGGGCCGGCAGAGCATTTGCCGTGTGGAAGAAACGGAAAAGggcttttttatttcttacATTGATAAGAACCCTGAATCCCTTCGTCGATCTGAAGCGAACCGTAAAAGAGAACtccaagaaaaatcagAGGGAGAGACTCATTTACGGTTACTAAATgaacaaattcaaagaGCAAAGGAAGCTTACACTAGGCAacatgaagaagaagagaagcaGCCCGTAAGTCATGAACTACAGCGACCTGAAAATCAAGGCGTTCATTTGCAGTTGTCTTCAACTCATCCATCGACGAATGAAAAGCCCTCTTTAAGCAGTGGCTCCTCTTCTGTTGCTCCCAATTTAAAGGCTCCTACAATTCCATCGTCTAAACCACTCTTTTCAGTGCCTTCTAAGCCAAGGTCGAAGAACGTGTTTGCTACGTTGaacaaatttcaaaaaaagacacCAGAGTCACCTGAAAATACTCCCAAAAAAGATAACAATTCCAAACGTCCTCGTTCAGCAATGGAGGAAATTATCATGCAAGAGACTGCACGAGAGAAGCGAAAACATGTGTCTACCTAGGGCTTTAAATTGTTCGTTGTTTGCAAGTGGTGCTTGGGATtcatatttattctttaacTTAATGTATAGTAGTTACTGAGTGTTGTAATGATAATTTATGTTAGTATATTGGTTAGAAAAATCGAGTATAATGTTCTGTATGACATGTGTAATGTGGAGTATTAGAAGGAAAGAGAATTGTTTGTGTTTTAGTTATGAAAGAGATCGATTGATTAATAgtatttgaatttttcgTAATAAATTGTATCCATCGACTGCTTGTAACTCAGATGATAACCAAGTTCAACGAACGCTCTATTTACTCGTGAACCaacaattcaaaaatggCATCCGAATTTACAAATCAGGTCCAACAGCTTCTAGAAAGAATCCCTCCAGTGACCAGATATGGAATGTATACCATGTCTACAATTACAGTGCTGTATTTGTGTCAACTTTTATCACCGCATACATATGTTTTAGACTTCGATTCTGTATTTAAGAAGCGTGAGGTTTATAGACTCATCagtaactttttctttatcgGAAGCGGGCttagttttatttttaatttgtttttctgtaCGTTTACCAGCTCCCTGggattatttttttgaatttgttgCTAACGGGGATTACTTTAGTTTACCAGCATGGATCGTTTCTTGAAAGCCATGTACATCaaagaaatacaaagaGCTACTTGTactatttattaaaaatagTTCTCGTCATAGACGTAAGCATATGACAGAGTCAGTCTGCTGTTTAGCATCTTACTAACATCTTTAATTAAGGTATTTAGCTTGTTTTCTGGAATAGGTTCAGCTCtcttctcttctctttcttgTGCGATGGCATATACATGGTCTTTGTACAATGCCCATCAGAAAGTGCAAGTGTTTTTCTTATTCCAGCTTCCAGGAAAATATTTGCCCTATTCCTTACTTGGTATGAGCTTTTTAATGGGCGGCCCAGCTGCCTTAATTGAATCTGGGTTTGGTTTGCTAGCTGGTTTCCTTGTTTCTAAGCTAGATTCTCATCAACCATTTACAgggttttcttcttttgcgCCCAGTTCTACAGTTAAGAAATCTTCAGCTGCTTTTAAGGGTCGTGGACAGAGAC
This window harbors:
- the kin17 gene encoding KIN-like protein, with protein sequence MGRAEAGTPKAISNALKSKGLQRLRWYCTACQKQMRDENGFKCHTQSEGHIRRMSLIAENPGKHIQDFSNQFLQDFVSLLRTAHGEKKVQFNKFYQEYIRDKNHVHMNATRWHTLSEFCKFLGRQSICRVEETEKGFFISYIDKNPESLRRSEANRKRELQEKSEGETHLRLLNEQIQRAKEAYTRQHEEEEKQPVSHELQRPENQGVHLQLSSTHPSTNEKPSLSSGSSSVAPNLKAPTIPSSKPLFSVPSKPRSKNVFATLNKFQKKTPESPENTPKKDNNSKRPRSAMEEIIMQETAREKRKHVST
- the der1 gene encoding Hrd1 ubiquitin ligase complex (derlin) Der1/Dfm1, which produces MASEFTNQVQQLLERIPPVTRYGMYTMSTITVLYLCQLLSPHTYVLDFDSVFKKREVYRLISNFFFIGSGLSFIFNLFFFYQHGSFLESHVHQRNTKSYLYYLLKIVLVIDVFSLFSGIGSALFSSLSCAMAYTWSLYNAHQKVQVFFLFQLPGKYLPYSLLGMSFLMGGPAALIESGFGLLAGFLVSKLDSHQPFTGFSSFAPSSTVKKSSAAFKGRGQRLGS